A window of Streptomyces gilvosporeus contains these coding sequences:
- a CDS encoding aldo/keto reductase: MSNANDTSSTNDTSNASDLGHAIEPIGKVELGTGGPLVGVQGFGAMGISAAYGQTDDAAARDTLEATVEAGVTLIDTADMYGVGANEEFLAPFVAAHRDEITLATKFGIEYRADDPSYRAIRNDPGYIRTAVEASLRRLGVEVIDLYYMHRRDPAVPLAESVGAMADLVREGKVKHLGLSEVTGAELREAHAVHPIAALQTEWSVFSRDVERSAVGAAAELGVAFVPYSPLGRGFLTGAFTDASTELSTSDFRQLLPRFSGDNAKANAALLAPLHKIAADRGATTAQIALAWVQQRAQVHGLTVVPIPGTRKRSRLLENAAATRIVLTAEELALLEPIAGQVAGERYSDMSLTSAAREG, from the coding sequence ATGAGCAACGCCAACGACACGAGCAGCACCAACGACACGAGCAACGCCAGTGACTTGGGCCACGCCATCGAACCGATCGGCAAGGTCGAACTGGGCACCGGCGGCCCCCTCGTCGGCGTCCAGGGCTTCGGCGCCATGGGCATCAGCGCCGCCTACGGGCAGACCGACGACGCGGCGGCCCGCGACACCCTGGAGGCCACCGTCGAGGCGGGCGTCACCCTCATCGACACCGCCGACATGTACGGCGTCGGCGCCAACGAGGAGTTCCTCGCGCCGTTCGTCGCCGCACACCGCGACGAGATCACCCTGGCCACCAAGTTCGGCATCGAATACCGTGCCGACGACCCGAGTTACCGGGCCATCCGCAACGATCCCGGCTACATCAGAACGGCCGTCGAGGCGAGCCTGCGCCGCCTGGGCGTCGAGGTCATCGACCTCTACTACATGCACCGCCGCGACCCCGCCGTCCCGCTGGCCGAGTCCGTCGGCGCCATGGCCGACCTCGTACGGGAAGGCAAGGTCAAGCACCTCGGGCTGAGCGAGGTCACCGGTGCCGAGCTGCGCGAGGCGCACGCCGTGCACCCGATCGCCGCCCTGCAGACGGAGTGGTCGGTCTTCAGCCGGGACGTCGAGCGCAGCGCGGTGGGCGCGGCCGCCGAACTCGGGGTCGCCTTCGTGCCGTACTCGCCGCTCGGCCGGGGCTTTTTGACCGGTGCCTTCACCGACGCGAGCACGGAGCTCTCCACCAGCGACTTCCGGCAGTTGCTGCCGCGCTTCAGCGGCGACAACGCCAAGGCGAACGCCGCTCTCCTCGCGCCGCTGCACAAGATCGCGGCCGACCGTGGCGCCACCACGGCGCAGATCGCCCTGGCGTGGGTGCAGCAGCGGGCCCAGGTGCACGGCCTGACCGTGGTGCCGATCCCCGGAACCCGCAAGCGCAGCCGCCTCCTGGAGAACGCCGCGGCCACACGGATCGTGCTGACCGCCGAAGAGCTGGCGCTGCTGGAGCCGATCGCCGGCCAGGTGGCGGGCGAGCGGTACTCGGACATGTCCCTCACGTCGGCGGCGCGGGAGGGGTAG
- a CDS encoding MerR family transcriptional regulator has protein sequence MTVTDSTPVNSPPVDVCVAADPDHPRPDGQDRYTISEVAAYTGLSAPTLRWYEEIGLMPHVARSHTGQRIFGNRDLDWLAFVRRLRLTGMAVADMVHFAELVRRGEVTFVERRQILEQTRRDVVARMAELQDTLVVLDAKIDFYAGADQAPERA, from the coding sequence ATGACGGTGACCGACAGCACCCCCGTGAACTCCCCGCCCGTGGACGTCTGCGTGGCCGCGGATCCGGACCATCCGCGACCCGACGGCCAGGACCGCTACACGATCAGCGAGGTCGCGGCGTACACCGGGCTCAGCGCGCCGACCCTGCGCTGGTACGAGGAGATCGGGCTGATGCCGCACGTGGCGCGGTCGCACACCGGTCAGCGCATCTTCGGCAACCGGGACCTGGACTGGCTCGCCTTCGTCCGAAGGCTGCGGCTGACCGGGATGGCGGTCGCCGACATGGTGCACTTCGCGGAGCTGGTCCGCCGGGGCGAGGTCACCTTCGTCGAGCGGCGGCAGATCCTGGAGCAGACCCGGCGCGACGTCGTCGCGCGGATGGCGGAGCTCCAGGACACCCTCGTCGTACTCGACGCCAAGATCGACTTTTATGCGGGCGCCGACCAGGCGCCGGAAAGGGCCTGA
- a CDS encoding acyl-CoA thioesterase, with product MNDDLSSLLDLLALERIEEDIFRGQSRASLVPRVFGGQVAAQALVAAGRTVPADRPPHSLHAYFLRPGDPGAPIVYTVDRIRDGRSFTTRRVVAVQHGQPIFHLSASFQADEEGLEHQEPMPRAPDPLELPTAAEMLPRYADRFTDPGVVDRLLESRAAIDLRYVDEPPFGTVGEAREPRSQVWFRTRGKLDGDTVIPRPLLDICLVTYVSDMTLLDSILLAHGRGGWAVGDVVGASLDHAMWFHRPLRADDWLLYDQESPTAQGGRGLGKGRIFTADGALAVSVIQEGVIRVPR from the coding sequence GTGAACGACGACCTGAGCTCCCTCCTCGATCTGCTCGCCCTCGAACGGATCGAGGAGGACATCTTCCGCGGACAGAGCCGCGCCTCCCTCGTCCCGCGCGTCTTCGGCGGCCAGGTCGCCGCCCAGGCACTGGTCGCGGCCGGGCGGACGGTCCCCGCCGACCGCCCGCCGCACTCCCTGCACGCCTACTTCCTGCGCCCGGGCGACCCCGGCGCGCCCATCGTCTACACCGTCGACCGGATCCGTGACGGCCGGTCCTTCACCACCCGCAGGGTCGTCGCCGTCCAGCACGGCCAGCCGATCTTCCATCTCTCCGCCTCCTTCCAGGCGGACGAGGAGGGGCTGGAGCACCAGGAGCCGATGCCGCGGGCGCCGGACCCGCTCGAACTGCCCACCGCCGCCGAGATGCTGCCCCGCTACGCCGACCGGTTCACCGACCCGGGCGTCGTCGACCGGCTGCTGGAGTCCCGGGCCGCGATCGATCTGCGGTACGTGGACGAGCCGCCGTTCGGCACTGTCGGCGAGGCCCGCGAGCCCCGCTCCCAGGTCTGGTTCCGCACCCGGGGCAAACTCGACGGCGACACCGTGATCCCCCGTCCGCTGCTGGACATCTGCCTGGTCACGTATGTCTCCGACATGACCCTGCTCGACTCGATCCTGCTCGCCCACGGCCGGGGCGGCTGGGCGGTCGGCGATGTGGTCGGCGCGAGCCTGGACCACGCCATGTGGTTCCACCGGCCGCTGCGCGCCGACGACTGGCTGCTCTACGACCAGGAGTCCCCCACCGCCCAGGGCGGCCGCGGCCTGGGCAAGGGCCGCATCTTCACGGCGGACGGAGCGCTGGCGGTCTCGGTCATCCAGGAAGGCGTCATCCGGGTGCCGCGGTAG
- a CDS encoding acyl-CoA dehydrogenase family protein — translation MRRTVFNEDHEAFRETIRAFIEAEVVPVHDEWFAAGQVPREFYYKLAELGVFGIRVPEEYGGAGIDSHKFEAVMYEETSRAGVTFGGSGVHVLLGLPYIQMLATDEQKKRYLPKFVSGEEMWALAMTEPGTGSDVAGMKTTAKLSADGTHYVLNGAKTFITGGVHADRVIVCARTAAPREDDRRFGISLFAVDTTSKGYSVGRKLDKLGLKVSDTAELAFVDVEVPVEDLLGEENKGFAYLGHNLASERWGIAFGAYAQAKAAVRFAKEYVQERTVFGKTVASFQNTKFELAACQAEVDAAEAVADRALEALDAGELTAAEAASAKLFCTEVAHRVIDRCLQLHGGYGFMNEYPIARLYADNRVNRIYGGTSEVMKSIIAKSMGL, via the coding sequence ATGCGCCGTACGGTGTTCAACGAGGACCACGAGGCGTTCCGCGAGACGATACGGGCCTTCATCGAGGCCGAGGTCGTACCGGTCCACGACGAGTGGTTCGCCGCCGGCCAGGTCCCGCGCGAGTTCTACTACAAGCTCGCCGAACTGGGCGTCTTCGGCATCCGCGTCCCCGAGGAGTACGGCGGCGCCGGCATCGACTCGCACAAGTTCGAGGCCGTGATGTACGAGGAGACCTCCCGCGCGGGCGTCACCTTCGGCGGCTCCGGCGTCCACGTCCTGCTCGGCCTGCCGTACATCCAGATGCTCGCCACCGACGAGCAGAAGAAGCGCTACCTGCCGAAGTTCGTCAGCGGCGAGGAGATGTGGGCGCTGGCGATGACCGAGCCGGGCACCGGCTCCGACGTCGCGGGCATGAAGACCACCGCCAAGCTGTCGGCCGACGGCACGCACTACGTCCTCAACGGCGCCAAGACCTTCATCACCGGTGGGGTGCACGCCGACCGCGTGATCGTGTGCGCCCGCACCGCCGCGCCGCGCGAGGACGACCGCCGCTTCGGCATCTCCCTGTTCGCCGTGGACACCACGTCCAAGGGCTACTCGGTCGGCCGCAAGCTCGACAAGCTCGGCCTGAAGGTCTCCGACACCGCCGAGCTGGCCTTCGTCGACGTCGAGGTCCCGGTCGAGGACCTGCTCGGCGAGGAGAACAAGGGCTTCGCCTACCTGGGCCACAACCTCGCCTCCGAGCGCTGGGGCATCGCCTTCGGCGCCTATGCGCAGGCCAAGGCCGCCGTCCGGTTCGCCAAGGAGTACGTGCAGGAGCGCACCGTCTTCGGCAAGACCGTCGCCTCCTTCCAGAACACCAAGTTCGAACTGGCCGCCTGCCAGGCCGAGGTGGACGCCGCCGAGGCCGTCGCCGACCGCGCCCTGGAGGCCCTCGACGCCGGCGAACTGACCGCCGCCGAGGCCGCGTCCGCGAAGCTCTTCTGCACCGAGGTCGCCCACCGTGTCATCGACCGCTGCCTCCAGCTGCACGGCGGCTACGGCTTCATGAACGAGTACCCGATCGCCCGCCTGTACGCCGACAACCGCGTCAACCGCATCTACGGCGGCACCAGCGAGGTCATGAAGTCGATCATCGCCAAGTCGATGGGCCTGTAG
- a CDS encoding TetR/AcrR family transcriptional regulator: protein MSNAHAPAATSRREQILKEAARLFAERGFHGVGVDEIGAAVGISGPGLYRHFAGKDAMLAELLVGISERLLEGGRMRIAEGGDSPEAVLDALIDGHIDFALDDRPLITVHDRELDRLREADRKRVRQLQRQYVELWVEVVRQVHPGPSESQARAAVHAVFGLLNSTPHLGRPGSLPGRTEMAELLHRLALGAFGAVEPAEGARPV from the coding sequence ATGAGTAATGCGCATGCCCCCGCCGCGACCAGCCGCCGTGAGCAGATCCTCAAGGAGGCGGCCCGGCTGTTCGCCGAGCGCGGGTTCCATGGCGTCGGGGTGGACGAGATAGGGGCCGCGGTGGGGATCTCGGGCCCCGGCCTCTACCGCCACTTCGCCGGCAAGGACGCGATGCTCGCCGAGCTGCTGGTCGGCATCAGCGAGCGGCTGCTGGAGGGCGGGCGGATGCGGATCGCGGAGGGCGGCGACAGCCCCGAGGCGGTGCTGGATGCCCTGATCGACGGTCATATCGACTTCGCGCTGGACGACCGTCCGCTGATCACCGTGCACGACCGCGAGCTGGACCGGCTGCGCGAGGCCGACCGCAAGCGGGTCCGCCAGCTCCAGCGGCAGTACGTCGAGCTGTGGGTGGAGGTCGTCCGCCAGGTCCACCCCGGCCCCTCCGAGTCGCAGGCCCGCGCCGCCGTGCACGCCGTCTTCGGCCTGCTGAACTCCACCCCCCACCTGGGCCGCCCCGGCTCCCTCCCGGGCCGTACGGAAATGGCCGAACTGCTGCACCGGCTGGCGCTGGGAGCCTTCGGGGCGGTGGAGCCGGCGGAGGGGGCCCGGCCGGTGTAG
- a CDS encoding carboxyl transferase domain-containing protein: MEQAPVLGSHADPASDSWRANEAAHRELTGRLRDTLAAARLGGGEKARARHTARGKLLPRDRVDALLDPGSPFLEVAPLAAEGMYGGAAPAAGVIAGIGRVSGRECVIVANDATVKGGTYYPMTVKKHLRAQEIALENRLPCLYLVDSGGAFLPMQDEVFPDREHFGRIFYNQARMSGAGIPQIAAVLGSCTAGGAYVPAMSDEAVIVRNQGTIFLGGPPLVKAATGEVVTAEELGGGEVHSRTSGVTDHLAEDDAHALRIVRTIVSTLGERAPLPWPVRTAEEPKLDPAGLYGMVPTDSRTPYDVREVIGRIVDGSRFAEFKAEYGTTLVTGFAHVHGHPVGIVANNGILFSESAQKGAHFIELCDQRGIPLLFLQNISGFMVGRDYEAGGIAKHGAKMVTAVACTRVPKLTVVIGGSYGAGNYSMCGRAYSPRFLWMWPNAKISVMGGEQAASVLATVKRDQLEARGEEWSAEEEAAFKAPIREQYETQGSAYYATARLWDDGVIDPMETRQVLGLALTACANAPLGEPGFGVFRM; this comes from the coding sequence ATGGAGCAGGCACCGGTGCTGGGGAGTCACGCCGATCCGGCGTCCGACTCCTGGCGGGCCAACGAGGCCGCGCACCGCGAGCTGACCGGCCGGCTGCGCGACACCCTCGCGGCGGCCCGGCTGGGCGGCGGCGAGAAGGCCCGGGCGCGGCACACCGCGCGCGGCAAACTGCTGCCCCGCGACCGGGTGGACGCCCTGCTGGACCCCGGCTCGCCCTTCCTCGAGGTGGCGCCGCTGGCGGCGGAGGGGATGTACGGCGGGGCCGCGCCGGCCGCCGGGGTGATCGCCGGGATCGGCCGGGTCTCCGGCCGCGAGTGCGTGATCGTCGCCAACGACGCCACGGTCAAGGGCGGCACGTACTACCCGATGACGGTCAAGAAGCATCTGCGGGCCCAGGAGATCGCCCTGGAGAACCGTCTGCCGTGTCTGTATCTGGTGGACTCCGGCGGAGCCTTCCTGCCGATGCAGGACGAGGTCTTCCCCGACCGCGAGCACTTCGGGCGGATCTTCTACAACCAGGCGCGGATGTCGGGCGCCGGCATCCCCCAGATCGCCGCCGTCCTGGGGTCGTGCACGGCCGGCGGCGCCTACGTCCCCGCGATGAGCGACGAGGCGGTGATCGTGCGCAACCAGGGCACGATCTTCCTGGGCGGCCCGCCGCTGGTGAAGGCTGCCACCGGTGAGGTGGTCACCGCCGAGGAACTGGGCGGCGGGGAGGTGCACTCCCGCACCTCCGGCGTCACCGACCATCTGGCCGAGGACGACGCCCATGCGCTGCGCATCGTGCGCACCATCGTCTCCACCCTCGGCGAGCGCGCCCCGCTGCCCTGGCCGGTGCGCACCGCCGAGGAGCCCAAGCTCGATCCGGCCGGCCTCTACGGCATGGTCCCCACGGACTCCCGTACGCCCTATGACGTCCGGGAGGTGATCGGCCGGATCGTCGACGGCTCCCGCTTCGCGGAGTTCAAGGCCGAATACGGCACCACGCTGGTCACCGGCTTCGCCCATGTCCACGGCCATCCGGTCGGCATCGTCGCCAACAACGGCATCCTCTTCTCCGAGTCCGCCCAGAAGGGCGCCCACTTCATCGAGCTGTGCGACCAGCGCGGCATTCCGCTGCTGTTCCTCCAGAACATCTCCGGCTTCATGGTCGGCCGGGATTACGAGGCCGGCGGAATCGCCAAGCACGGGGCGAAAATGGTGACGGCGGTGGCCTGTACGCGGGTCCCCAAGCTGACCGTGGTCATCGGCGGTTCGTACGGCGCGGGCAACTACTCGATGTGCGGGCGCGCCTATTCCCCCCGCTTCCTGTGGATGTGGCCGAACGCCAAGATCTCGGTGATGGGCGGCGAGCAGGCCGCGTCCGTCCTCGCAACCGTCAAGCGCGACCAGCTGGAGGCGCGGGGCGAGGAGTGGAGCGCCGAGGAGGAGGCCGCGTTCAAGGCGCCGATCCGCGAGCAGTACGAGACGCAGGGCAGCGCCTACTACGCCACGGCGCGGCTGTGGGACGACGGGGTCATCGACCCGATGGAGACCCGGCAGGTGCTGGGGCTGGCCCTGACCGCCTGCGCCAACGCCCCGCTGGGCGAGCCCGGCTTCGGCGTCTTCCGGATGTGA
- a CDS encoding acetyl-CoA carboxylase biotin carboxylase subunit → MATSMFDTVLVANRGEIAVRVIRTLRALGIRSVAVFSDADADARHVREADTAVRIGPAPAAESYLSVDALLAAAARTGAQAVHPGYGFLAENARFARACAEAGLVFIGPSAEAIDLMGDKIRAKETVRAAGVPVVPGSSGSGLDDAQLAAAAREIGMPVLLKPSAGGGGKGMRLVREEAPLAEEIAAARREARGSFGDDTLLVERWIDRPRHIEIQVLADGHGNVIHLGERECSLQRRHQKVVEEAPSVLLDEATREAMGEAAVQAARSCGYRGAGTVEFIVPGKDPSAYYFMEMNTRLQVEHPVTELITGYDLVEWQLRIAAGERLPFAQEDVALTGHAVEARICAEDPTRDFLPTGGTVLALHEPQGDGIRTDSGLSRGAEVGSLYDPMLSKVIAYGPDRPAALRTLRAALARTVTLGVTTNAGFLRRLLAHPDVVSGELDTGLVEREAAALVDGAVPPEVYAAAAAVRQSALEPDVPAGGWCDPFGVPSGFRLGGEPAPVRHWLRVPGHEPVPYDLRPGAPLDVSEDRVRVTVDGVVHTFHRAGCWLGRDGDSWHVQDHDPLAATLSGAGAGHGLDALAAPMPGTVTVVKVAVGDEVTAGQGLLVVEAMKMEHVIAAPHAGTVTELEVTAGTTVAMDQVLAVVAPHEPAEEPAS, encoded by the coding sequence ATGGCGACGTCCATGTTCGACACGGTCCTGGTGGCCAACCGCGGCGAGATCGCCGTCCGCGTCATCCGTACGCTGCGCGCCCTCGGCATCCGCTCGGTGGCCGTCTTCAGCGATGCGGACGCGGACGCCCGGCACGTCCGGGAGGCCGATACGGCGGTACGGATCGGGCCCGCACCGGCCGCCGAGAGCTATCTGTCCGTCGACGCCCTGCTGGCGGCGGCCGCGCGGACCGGTGCGCAGGCCGTCCACCCCGGCTACGGCTTCCTCGCCGAGAACGCCCGCTTCGCCCGCGCCTGCGCCGAGGCCGGGCTGGTCTTCATCGGGCCGTCCGCCGAGGCCATCGATCTGATGGGCGACAAGATCCGGGCCAAGGAGACGGTCCGGGCGGCCGGGGTGCCGGTGGTGCCCGGCTCCTCCGGCAGCGGCCTGGACGATGCGCAACTAGCCGCCGCCGCACGGGAGATCGGCATGCCGGTGCTGCTCAAACCGTCCGCGGGCGGCGGCGGCAAGGGCATGCGGCTGGTCCGCGAGGAAGCGCCGCTCGCCGAGGAGATCGCCGCCGCCCGGCGCGAGGCCCGCGGTTCGTTCGGCGATGACACCCTCCTGGTGGAGCGCTGGATCGACCGCCCCCGGCACATCGAGATCCAGGTGCTGGCCGACGGCCACGGCAACGTCATCCACCTGGGCGAGCGCGAATGCTCCCTCCAGCGGCGCCACCAGAAGGTCGTCGAGGAGGCGCCGAGCGTCCTGCTGGACGAGGCGACCCGGGAAGCGATGGGCGAGGCCGCCGTCCAGGCGGCGCGCTCCTGCGGCTACCGGGGCGCCGGCACCGTCGAGTTCATCGTCCCGGGCAAGGACCCCTCGGCCTACTACTTCATGGAGATGAACACCCGCCTCCAGGTCGAGCACCCGGTGACCGAGCTGATCACCGGATACGACCTGGTGGAGTGGCAGCTGCGGATCGCGGCGGGCGAGCGGCTGCCCTTCGCCCAGGAGGACGTCGCCCTGACCGGCCACGCCGTCGAGGCCCGGATCTGCGCCGAGGACCCCACCCGCGACTTCCTGCCCACCGGCGGCACGGTCCTGGCCCTGCACGAACCGCAGGGCGACGGGATCCGTACGGACTCCGGCCTGTCCCGGGGTGCGGAGGTGGGCAGCCTCTACGACCCGATGCTGTCCAAGGTCATCGCGTACGGACCGGACCGCCCGGCCGCGCTGCGCACCCTGCGGGCGGCGCTGGCGCGGACGGTCACCCTCGGGGTGACGACCAACGCCGGCTTTCTGCGCCGGCTGCTCGCCCACCCCGATGTGGTCTCCGGCGAGCTGGACACCGGGCTGGTGGAGCGGGAGGCGGCCGCCCTGGTGGACGGCGCGGTGCCGCCGGAGGTGTACGCGGCGGCCGCGGCGGTGCGGCAGTCCGCCTTGGAGCCCGACGTGCCGGCGGGCGGCTGGTGCGATCCGTTCGGCGTGCCCAGCGGCTTCCGGCTGGGCGGCGAGCCCGCCCCGGTGCGCCACTGGCTGCGGGTGCCGGGCCACGAGCCCGTCCCGTACGACCTGCGGCCCGGCGCGCCCCTGGACGTCTCCGAGGACCGCGTGCGGGTCACCGTCGACGGCGTGGTGCACACCTTCCACCGCGCCGGCTGCTGGCTGGGCCGGGACGGCGACTCCTGGCACGTCCAGGACCACGACCCGCTGGCGGCCACGCTGAGCGGGGCCGGTGCGGGGCACGGCCTGGACGCCCTCGCCGCACCGATGCCCGGCACCGTCACCGTCGTCAAGGTGGCCGTCGGCGACGAGGTCACGGCCGGGCAGGGCCTGCTGGTGGTGGAGGCGATGAAGATGGAGCACGTCATCGCCGCACCGCACGCCGGGACCGTCACCGAACTGGAGGTCACCGCGGGCACCACCGTCGCCATGGACCAGGTCCTGGCCGTCGTCGCCCCGCACGAACCCGCCGAGGAGCCCGCGTCATGA
- a CDS encoding hydroxymethylglutaryl-CoA lyase: MTADHTPAAGTSASGVPVPGLPMEIRAAGLPARVRIHEVGPRDGLQNEKAVVPTEIKAEFIHRLAAAGLPVVEATSFVHPKWVPQLADAEALFPLLGDLDPHRLPVLVPNARGLDRAMALGARRIAVFASATESFARANLNRTVDEALAMFAPVVARAKDDDVHVRGYLSMCFGDPWEGPVPVAQVVRVCRALLDLGCDELSLGDTIGVATPGHVQRLLAALNEAGVPASGLGVHFHDTYGQALANTFAALQHGVTTVDASAGGLGGCPYAKSATGNLATEDLVWMLHGLGIDTGVDLGRLTATSTWMAKALGRPSPSRTLRALSSDSHKE, translated from the coding sequence ATGACCGCAGACCACACCCCCGCGGCCGGAACCTCAGCGTCCGGCGTACCCGTGCCCGGCCTGCCGATGGAGATCCGGGCGGCGGGCCTGCCCGCCCGCGTACGGATCCACGAGGTCGGCCCGCGCGACGGCCTCCAGAACGAGAAGGCCGTCGTCCCCACCGAGATCAAGGCCGAGTTCATCCACCGGCTCGCCGCGGCGGGCCTGCCCGTGGTGGAGGCCACCAGCTTCGTCCACCCCAAGTGGGTCCCCCAACTCGCCGACGCCGAGGCCCTGTTCCCGCTGCTCGGCGATCTCGATCCGCACCGCCTGCCGGTCCTGGTGCCCAATGCCCGCGGACTGGACCGGGCGATGGCCCTGGGCGCCCGGCGGATCGCGGTCTTCGCCAGCGCCACCGAGTCGTTCGCCCGGGCCAACCTCAACCGCACCGTGGACGAGGCGCTGGCGATGTTCGCGCCGGTCGTCGCCCGCGCCAAGGACGACGACGTGCACGTCCGCGGCTATCTCTCCATGTGCTTCGGCGACCCCTGGGAGGGCCCGGTGCCCGTCGCCCAGGTGGTGCGCGTGTGCCGTGCGCTGCTCGACTTGGGCTGCGACGAACTGAGCCTGGGCGACACCATCGGCGTGGCCACCCCCGGCCACGTCCAGCGGCTGCTCGCCGCCCTGAACGAGGCGGGCGTGCCGGCCTCCGGCCTGGGCGTGCACTTCCACGACACCTACGGCCAGGCGCTCGCCAACACCTTCGCCGCCCTCCAGCACGGCGTCACCACCGTCGATGCCTCGGCCGGCGGCCTCGGCGGCTGCCCGTACGCCAAGAGCGCCACCGGCAACCTCGCCACCGAGGACCTCGTGTGGATGCTGCACGGCCTCGGCATCGACACCGGTGTCGACCTCGGCCGGCTGACCGCCACCAGCACCTGGATGGCCAAGGCCCTGGGCCGCCCCAGCCCCTCGCGCACCCTGCGCGCCCTCAGCTCCGACTCCCACAAGGAGTGA
- a CDS encoding acyl-CoA dehydrogenase family protein, translated as MSLDHRLPDELEELRRTVEAFAHDVVAPKIGDYYERHEFPYEIVRQMGEMGLFGLPFPEEYGGMGGDYLALGIALEELARVDSSVAITLEAGVSLGAMPLYRFGTEEQKRTWLPRLCSGELLSAFGLTEPDGGSDAGATRTTAVRDGDDWVINGSKCFITNSGTDITGLVTVTAVTGRKADGSPLISSIIIPSGTPGFTVAAPYSKVGWNASDTRELSFSDVRVPAANLLGEEGRGYAQFLRILDEGRIAIAALATGLAQGCVDESVAYAKERRAFGRPIAANQAIRFKLADMEMRAHTARLAWRDAASRLVHGEPFKKEAALAKLYSSEIAVDNAREATQIHGGYGFMNEYPVARMWRDAKILEIGEGTSEVQRMLIARELGV; from the coding sequence ATGTCCCTGGATCACCGCCTGCCCGACGAGCTGGAAGAACTCCGGCGCACGGTAGAGGCGTTCGCGCACGACGTTGTCGCCCCCAAGATCGGCGACTACTACGAACGGCATGAGTTCCCGTACGAAATCGTCCGGCAGATGGGCGAGATGGGGCTGTTCGGACTGCCCTTCCCCGAGGAGTACGGCGGGATGGGCGGCGACTATCTGGCGCTCGGCATCGCCCTGGAGGAGCTGGCCCGGGTCGACTCCTCGGTGGCCATCACCCTGGAGGCCGGCGTCTCGCTCGGCGCCATGCCCCTCTACCGCTTCGGCACGGAGGAGCAGAAGCGCACCTGGCTGCCCAGACTGTGCAGCGGCGAGCTGCTCAGCGCCTTCGGCCTGACCGAACCGGACGGCGGCTCGGACGCGGGCGCGACGAGGACGACGGCGGTACGCGACGGCGATGACTGGGTGATCAACGGCAGCAAATGCTTCATCACCAACTCCGGTACGGACATCACCGGCCTGGTCACGGTCACCGCCGTCACGGGCAGGAAGGCCGACGGCAGCCCGCTGATCTCCTCGATCATCATCCCGTCCGGCACGCCCGGCTTCACCGTCGCCGCCCCGTACTCCAAGGTCGGCTGGAACGCCTCCGACACCCGCGAACTGTCCTTCTCCGACGTCCGCGTCCCGGCCGCCAACCTCCTGGGCGAGGAGGGCCGCGGCTACGCCCAGTTCCTGCGCATCCTCGACGAGGGCCGGATCGCCATCGCGGCGCTGGCCACCGGGCTGGCGCAGGGCTGTGTGGACGAGTCGGTGGCCTACGCCAAGGAGCGCCGCGCCTTCGGCCGTCCGATCGCCGCCAACCAGGCCATCCGGTTCAAACTCGCCGACATGGAGATGCGCGCCCACACCGCCCGGCTGGCCTGGCGCGACGCCGCCTCCCGCCTCGTCCACGGCGAACCCTTCAAGAAGGAGGCGGCGCTGGCCAAGCTCTACTCCTCCGAGATCGCGGTGGACAACGCCCGCGAGGCCACCCAGATCCACGGCGGCTACGGCTTCATGAACGAGTACCCCGTCGCCCGGATGTGGCGCGACGCCAAGATCCTGGAGATCGGCGAGGGCACGAGCGAGGTCCAGCGGATGCTGATCGCCCGGGAGCTGGGGGTCTAG